The region ACCAGAGATTTTTAAGGGATGAAGCAAAGGTGACTGTAAATGGAATCCTGCTTGTCTGTCCATTTTCCCTGGAAACTGCTGGTCCTAAGTCACCAAGCTGTGATTTTCAGTGACATGGCAGCTCCAACACTGGGGTGTTGTTTGTGTTGAGAACCCAAAATGCAATGCTTCATTTCAAAGCAGTAACAGACTCTTTCATTCATAAGCCTTTAATCGATGAATGGTTTATGTTTGATGAAGTATCTCTTGATCGGAGGCATTGGCCTCCTGCTTTGGCCGCCCCTCGTCCCTCTGGGACGGAACAGGGGTGTAAAGGGCACAGTCTGCTTCCCCAGGAAGACAGGGATTAGGGACGGAGGCTGGAGTTCTTTTTACCTCCATGAGCGGTTTCCAAAGTGGCTTCCTTGAGATGGACCTCGAGGCTGAGTTTCTCCAGATGAACTGAGTGTTTCCTTTAAAAGTCATCTGAAGACTGCTCTTAGAGCCGGGTGACGTGCATGCAGTTTGACAGCTGGAAGAGTAGGCGTGGCTCCCTCGTGCATCCAGAAATGAGAACGGGGACCACGAAACTTGAGTCATTCTGAAACCCCTTGTCTTGGACGGCTGGGCTGTCTGATCCGGAGCTCTTCCTTGTTTGTTAAAAGTTCCCCTCTGAGAGCCCGTGCACCCCACATGGCACCAGCGTGGCGGCAGTGGCCTCCGCTGACCCAGCGTTTGCTCACGCGATGGCCGCTTTGCCGCACGGAACTGGCAGAGGCTTCTGTCCGCGTGCTTCTCTGATGGCGCTCTCTCTCTCTAGGATCGGGGTTGGCTGGGAAAGAGAACATGTGTTTACACTGTAATTTGTGTTGTATGGTCAACCACATCATGGGGTCCCTTCAATTTTCTCAATGGTCTTTTAGGAAGAGCCAATGAAGTGGAGGTGAAAAATGAAATGGTGGAGCATGAGGGGAAAAGAGAAATCTTGCAGAACTCTGAGCAAAGACAGCACAAAGAGGACCCGGGAGAGAACTGTGTGGACACAGAGGTGTTACATCCTGGTGACAATGCCGAGGACCAGAAAACCTCTGAAGACAGTGCCCCCGCCCCAGGAACTTTAGTCAGATCCGAGAATGAGGAACAGGTTCAAAGCCAAATTCTAGAaaattctgtttccttccctGCAGACACCCAGCAGGTTGAGTCAAGTGAGGTCATAAACAGTGAACTAGTTGGTGAAATCCCAGATCCTGGGATTGGGCGGGGCAGTGGTAATGCTTTGGATATCGAAAATCAAAGGGAAGAATGTgctgaagaacaggaaaaaggaaaacaggaagattTGAAGACCAACTTGGGAGAGATGAGCACAAAACCATGTCAGGAGTCTGCTCCTCCGCAGATCTCTGAGGCTGAACGGGAGAGCAGTGCAGACCCTAGCAAGCAGAGTGGGAGCCCCACAAAGGCTGAGCCAGAGGCAGGGCTCACGGGGCTGGGGGAGCAGGGGGGCAGCACAGCCTCAGGTCCTCTAAGTGGTAGTGAGGACCCAGGGAGTCACCATGAAACATGCCTGGTAGATGCCCTGGAGGGGCCAGACCCCAGCGCAGGGCAGGATGTAGAGGAGGAACTCGCTAGCCAGGAGGTAGCTGAGCCCAGGGAGGCCCCAGCTCAGAGCACAGAGGCAGGTGGGGAGAACGAGGGGGAGGAGGATGAAGGAAGGAACTCAAGGGAGGTGAAGCCAACTGAGCTAGGGGGCCAAACCAGCCCTCGTTCTCCCGAAGCCGAAAGCAGTCCTCAGGAGGTGACGGACCCAAGGGTGGAAGATGCTGAAAGTGAACCCCTGGATGCGAAAGACCCCAATGAGGAGAATGACCAACAGGGAGAGGCATTGGATTTGTCGCAAAAGAAGACgaagagcaagaaaaagaaaaacaagaagaaaaaatcaCTGGCACCCGCAGAGATCAAAGATGTTCAGAGAGAGTTAACATTTCAGAACCCAgatttaagtgaagtgaaagaagaGCAGGGAAAAGTCACTAATGAAAAACCGGTTGTAGATGCCCAAAACGAGGTTAGTAAAACCCCAAAACAGAACAGTGTAGCAGAGGGCAGTGAAAATAGTGATGGTCCAGAAAATCCTGAAATTGAATTGGATGGAAAACTTAACCAAGACGATGCTGCTGTAAACACTAAGGCTGATGGAGACACATTGGATTTTGAAGATAATTTGATTCAGTCGTCAGGCACCAGTAATAAAGAATTAGACGAAGGTGCTGTAAAAGATGAGGCTGAGGAAGATGGCAGGGCTCCCAGTGGTCCTCCAGGTCCAGAAAATATAGAGGTGCCCAGCTGTGCCCTGCTCGAAGATGGAAGTCCTGCAAAGGACACTAACCATGCCTCCCAAACAGAAGGCACAGAAGGGCATGTGATGTCAGAAAGTCTAGATCAGACAGGCAGAGAGTTTTCAGACAGTGCGCATCTAGAAAACGATGGCCTGGCAGCAACAGATGAGGCGGGGGACTTTAattcagaaagcaaggaagagaaGACAGGTGGGACCGGGAAGGGCAGAAGCAAAGAGGACTGCACCATGTCGTAggttggggcagggtcctggggaGCGCCCAGGGCTGCACAGCAAGTCCGCTGGGAGAGACTCAGAGAATGTTCTAGATCAGTACAGATGCCCCGAAGGACAGTCGACCACCAGGTTATGTACTCCTTCAAGCTACATAGACTGTTACCTGTAGATTTCTGTTTCATCATTAAAGTTATCACCCTGATGGGAAGGACTCTTCTGTTATCAGAGTAAGTTCTCATGGGGAGCATTCCAAAAGTATCAGGCAGCGATGTATACTGTTTTGTTTCTGCTTAAAATCAAAATCCAAACATTTAGCTTTTGCCTTAAGCTGATTTGAATGTGCATATTCTTGACCAAATGTATCAGCATCTAACTGAAAGGACCAAATAGTATCCTGAGATTTCCACATTATAATTTAAGTGGTCTCATTTAAACATATGTGCGTTCATGTTTGATTTtcatatgtataatataacctgtatggtattttatttaaaaagacataaacagCAAAGCAGTGTATAGGTCACTGAGTCATGAGATTTGCACCTTAGGACAATAATTTATCACATGAGGGATAGCAAATAGCTTACTTGCCTTTACCTCGTAAAAGTATCTTATCTCAGACCAATACTTTTCCATCTCATTCTTGAGGATACCTGAATTTATTTTGTAGGAGATTTTGACTTTGTGCCAATTATGTACCAAAGTTATTTTATGCAAAGACTTTTTTTGTTCTGAAAGAGATATATGTTGTAATTGCATTTCCTACTGCAGGATTTGGGCAGGGAGAatcatttctgaaatttatttttttaaccttaaaattaGTTCTCTTTGTATTTGTCTAATCATTATTCAGTAGAGCAACACAAAAGGACCCTTGTGCAAACTGCTGAGTAGAGTCTAACAGGATATTTTTAATAGTTGAATCACTTTTGGTTATTTtggtataaatattttcatttgttggTTTTCAGTATATTCTTAGTGAAAATTTGTTGTTTCGATCCtcctaaacaaaatatatattttctatatgaagaaacattttaaaataattgtaaagttaaataaaaatcattGTAAAATATTACCAGGGGATGTACAGTATGAATGCTGTTGACACTTTATGAGATCACATGACTTCATATTATTGTTACAAGGTGTAATTGAGTGCAAAAAAGACCCAAAGCCTCAACAAAACTTGAGGCAAACGGAAGTGTTACTATGTCGTTGAAATAAAGACGTTTTATAATTTTACACACCTGTGATTTCACTCTCGTGCGACTTGAATTCTGGTTGTGGCTGCATAATGCTGTCTTTAATCTACTTTTGTCTGCTTCTGGGCTGCTGATCCCCAGTCGGGGTTCCAGAGAGAGCTCCTGCTTCATGGCCTTTGCCGACGGTGAACAGCTCCGCTCCCGGCACCCACCCTGGGGCCAGTGTGGGGCCGCCCTTGAGCGAGGCCTTTTCCTCAGGGACTCTCCTGTGACCTGTGGCTCTGACGAAGGGCTCAGTTGAGAAGCGGCTCCATCCCGTGCTTTCGCATGCTTCCAGGTGCCGACATTTGGACTGTTTCAAAGAGGATGATGGGAACTTCAAATAAACACTGTTTCTGCATCCCGTCCTAAAGCAGGGGACAATGGGACTGACCAGTTCTATCCACTTACGCCACGTGCATAGGAAACCAGGAGGCCTGCTAGACCATCAGGTCCAAGGGCCTCCACAGACTTGCAAGTCGGTGTCTCTAACTTTAGCAAAGCTCTGCTCGGACTGGAATACACTCTGAAGCAGCCCTCCTTCCTACCTTTCAAGGCCTCTGGGGAAGTGATTCAAGAGCCGAACTCCATGATGAGCTCATAAAAACCTTTTAAagtctttcctctgtttctcatGTTATTCAACAGCACATTTAAGGGCCTTGCAATACACTTCCCATCCCTCAGCAGTCTCAGCTGTTCACTCCTGCATTTAATCAATGAACATGTAGGTCACCTCCTATATAGAAGGCGCTGGGAGCAAGCACATAGGACCAGCCTCTAGGGGGAGCAGGAGCTGAGAATTGCAAAGGGGAGCAAAAGAGAAGACAAGGATTCTAAAGGGTCAAACGATTCTTGATCATCTAAGAGCCTTCATTATGAACATCAGTGACTCTGCTCCGAGGACGAGATGATATTACTTCACCCAGTAATTAATGTGCAGGTGAAGGCCCCTGAATTACCAAGAAATGGTTGCCTCTGGTGTATTTGGTGTTGGAAGGTGTGGGAGTCAtgaattggccaaaaagttcacttgaGTTTTTCtataccatcttatggaaaaacccgaatgaactttttgcccAACCTAATATATAAGGCAGTTTGGGAAAGATCGCAATGTCAAATGAATCAGActcaaaaaagaatcaaaaggttACCTGCCAAACACATCCCCAGAGTAACCTGGACTGCTGAGGTTTCACTATAATAAGGACAGAGAAAAACATGGATCACTGATTCTTTAAATCAAAAAGCGGGGATATTTTTCAGCCTCAAACCAGAACATAGTGGCTATGTGTAAAATGTTAATCTTCCTTTCAAAGTATAAATAAGTATAattatgagtttattttaaaagatagagaAAGGTACTGAGAATTTTGAATTATAGGCTATTTTATCACATACACAGGTTGGGAAGcagtaaaatttttgaaaagaatgttTAAGAATTACTTTCTGTAACATTGAGTATTTCTAGTTAAAGGAAAACCTAATGACCTGAGCATTTAAATTTCCACTGTCACTGTGAGCCTGGAATGCTGCTTCTGGGAGTTTAGACAGTTTAGGGTTCCTGTTTTCTGTTAATAGATCCCTTTCCTAGGCGTCCCCTTTGTGCAACATGCCAGCATGACCATCGAAACGAGGACACAGCAGTAAGACTCATTCCAAGTGTTGGAtccaaaaggaaaggaaggggtgTTTGTGAGTGTGCTACATTCGGAATATGTACTTATTCCGTGTGATGGTCTTACATAGGGAAAACTATCAGGAGAAAAACCCCTTTCACCCTTTCTGCCCCTCTTACTTCAAAGACGTGCGTATTTTTCAAGACATGAAAGGCTTCAGCTgttcaactgaactgaaacagcgGCTGGTGCGAGGAATCTGTACAGACCTCTTTGGCCCCATaagcaggagaaaaaaagaatcgcCTTCAGCAGCCTGTCCTGTCCCAGTTCTCCCTGTTTTAGGAAGGAGGGGTGATCCTAGCGTGGGAGGCTAGGCCTGGGCAAGATGGAAACTGACCACATGGATTAAGATCAAACTAAGTCAGTGcaagaaggaagcagagaggacCACACACAGTGGACTTCTCGAGACCTGTCTTATGATCATTATCTTCGCAAATATGGGGGGAGATCACTTTTCTCTGCAGGGGGGCGAGGAGGCTTAAGGATGGGAGAAATTAACCTAAGGATGAAAATTATTCTTCTGAGTGTGTATCATTATAAGTAAGCTATTTACCTTTTCTGTGCCTCACTGTACTGTCTGAAATTGGGGTTAGAACCTGCCTTTTAGAGTGGCGATGAGGATTAGATCCAAGTAAAGCAGTAAAGAGAGGCGTGGTTGTTGCTGGTGGTCGACCGTGCTGCAGCCGGGACAGACGGAGTCACAGCACTCGGGgcccccagggcagggctgggggcctggtgcTTGCTTGCTGCCGCCCGGACTGCATGCATGGTCTGCCACTTTGTTCCCTGTTTCACAGGCCTCTAAAGTTCACACCAGAGAGTGTGTTGGGATTTAATATATCGGGTGAGTGGGCCAAAAATCTCGTTTGCATTTTTCCATTCAATCTTATGGAAAACCCCaagcgaactttttggccaacccaatataaaaaccagatttttttaaaaggtaaactgTTGACACTGTTactaaaataactttaatttccaATTGCTTTTAACTTCCTAATATAAAGGAAAACTCAGTCTGAGACTTTGTGACTTAGTTTTCTTAAATGCTCATCCTTTGGGTGTCACAGACCAGTGATGAGTAGGATTGTTTAGTGAGCATAGGTTTGCGACACTCTTGCTGAGTATCACAGTGATTACCAGTCAGGCCTCACTATTCACTTGACAAGTTAGACTTGTTGATTTTTAAAGCTGTAAAAAAGtggtactcatttttttttttttattgaagtgtagttgagttacaatactatgttagttccacatgtataacatatatgaaaacatagttcagtatttttataggttACACTTTATTTCCTGACCTATACAGTATATCCTTTAGCCTTTTTATACCTGGTATTTCGTACCTGTTCATCTTCTCCATCTtgctcctttcccttccctttccccagtGATAAccacctgtgagtctgtttccctcttgttaaattcatttgttttattcttcagATCCCATGTATGTGATAACACAcagtttgtctttctttgactacagtgctcattttctttatatcaggcaattttgcttctttctcttctccagtttcCTTAAACTATCTAGTTTTAATCTTCTCCAATTCTGCTTTAAAATTTCtcacatttctctttatttttcatgtttccacTGTAAGACTAAAGGTCACATTACCCTTGTTTTTTTTATTGCTAGCaatattattacatttttaacagtttttactTGCTATTTGAAAACttctaatagaaaaaataataataaaattgtaaatGGACCCATGAACCTCAAATCCCTTTCTGTTATATTCAGTGTTTCTTACGCCTGTGTTATTGTATATAGGAGTATATACAGGATGAAGTGAAAAGTGATATTGCATACGAGAgccaggtttttaatttttttaaatttttgtttcagtGTTGGGTGCATTTATGGAAAGGACAAAAGATCTGTCAGAAGCAATTTGTATGTCAATTAAAACAGAACTCAGAAGGATGATAAATGTATCTTACACGCAacattttctgctttcatttatttggttGTTATGCCTTTCAAAATAGCAACTTAGGATGTTGGGAAGAGAATTGAGAAAGCATATAATTTGGATTAGAATGAGGATAGAtgacttttcaaaaatgaaaacaaaggtgTGTTTTTATGAATTATTTCCGTTTCACACATCTAATCCAATCTGGGCAGTGTGAGTGCACTGCCCCTCGGGAAGAGGAGCCTCAGGCCAGGAGGCGGTCTGACTCAGACAGCCGGGTTTAGGCAAACAGTGAGCGCAGTGGTCGGGGGGCCTCAGGAAAGCTGTTGGGCTGGGGTCCTCATCGGTAGAGGGGCAGTGAGGCGGCAGTGCCTCCCCTGGGGCTTCGTGGGCGGCGGTGCGAGTCGCCGGGGCGCACCACGTCACACACTGGCATCCATCATCAGCTCGTCCTGATTTTGCCTGGAAAAACTGGTGTAGGGTGCTGCCCCTGAAACCCGCCCCAGTCTTCGTTGCCCCCTCTGTACTCTGGAGACTGTATTCCTCGATGCCCCTTCACAGAGACATTGGGGAGATTTCTGGgtgcttcagttcagctcagttgctcagtcgtgtccgacttcgcgaccccacggattgcagcacgccaggtttccctgtcctccaccgtctcctggagcttgctccaactctgGGTGCTTACGTACATGCAGACTTCTGTGTCTGGGGGGAGGAATGGCGGAAACCTGAGCTGTGACTTCGTCCACCCGCAAAAGAAGAGCAGCGCCTTACAAGTGGGTTAGCCGGTGTGTTATCAGCACACTTAGGGGCCATAAACAACTCTGATGTGGGTGCGTCTTTGAGAGAAATGAAGAAGATACACACGTCTGGGGTAGAAACTCGGAAAGTCAAGGCTGATGAAAATACTGGTTATATCTGGTCATGATTCTCGGTGTGTTTGTAATACCTTGCTAATGATGTTAAACCGTGAAGCCTGTGAGATCTTGTGTTGCAGTGTGGTTTGGCCTTAGAGCTCTTGCATGCTAACCCAAAGTAGAAGATTAGCCTGCTTGCATGCAGCCGGATACTGCCCTACGAGACAAGCATGTGTGGGAGGTTGACGCGGCTCAGCCCTCCCTTGGCTGAATTCCTCCCCATCCTGTCTGTGGCCTCATTCACTGTGGTACGTGCGTAATACCCTCATCATCAGTTTCACTAACCCCAGTGCTCATTCTGCGGTTTAGCCACCTGCTGAAAGGGGCATTCACTGAGTCTCCTAAACCTGttatctttctgatttctttagaTATTAGGTTGAAAAAGCTTGTTGACGAACGGGAATGCTTATTGGAACAggtaacaatctttttttttaattactttttgagTTCTGGAATGGGGCACCTAAAACCGGGATCCTTCCCACTCTAGCTTCTTGCTTCATCAGGAAACCCCTGATACATCATGCCTGAAAATAATTATCAAGCCAGCCAGTATTCTTAATGTTTTTATCCAAGTAAGACATCAGAAGTCATACTAGACTTATGGGACATGTGTCCCAAAGATTCAAGGCCATGTTCTGAATTTGGCACACTTTACATGAATTCCTGATTAAATAAGAGATTTGGGTAGAAGACCTTGAATAAACATTGAGAGGCAAGGGTGTTTCTGAAACATTCCAACACCCTTCCTCTTCTACCTGCTCATAAAGGTCAgttctgaggcttccctggtggtccagtggttaagaatccaccttccaatgcagggggtgcactATCAATCCCGGGTTGGGGAATTAAGGTCCCATATTCAAAAATCTTTTCAGGTCAGTTTTGTAATCTCTCAGTGATCAGCACCCCTCTCCGGCAGGTATTTCCTGCTTATAGCTGATCCAAGTTATTTTCACTGCTGTTTACCTACCTTGATCTCTTCTGCCTCAAGAAATCCTACACAGTAGTATGCCTTGGTCTTTTTCATAGTGggatagtgaaagtcactcagtcatgtccaactctttgtggccccatggactatacagtccatgagattctccaggccagaatactggagtgggtagcctttcccttctccaggggaatctttccaacccagggatcaaaaccaggtctcccacattccaggcagattctttgacagctgagctaccagggaagccctttttcatATGCAAGGTAGTATTATTAAGAAATTATTCCACAATCACTTTCTAAGGAAAATCGACTCTTCTCATTTTTCCCTCGTAAGCCTAATCAACGGTATCTGCCTCACTTTTTTCAAGTTTTGAAGATTTCTCTCAAAATTGGGTAAACCACTAAATGTGGTGAGAGGACTCTCTTGAAGTGTCTGTGATCTTCTGTAAACCTGTGTCCGTGGTAATTCTGTACTTGCTTTCAAAGCAGTGTGCACCGATGGTCTGTATCAATGTTCTGTTCTGCCCCTGTCAGTGGCGGTGGGGAGGACTTCCAAAAAGTCCACAGAGATTGGAGGCTAACAGGACCAGGGCTGGGAGACTCCCCATTGCACAACAGAAAAttccacacacaacacacacacacatggctgtTAATTGCAATCCCAACTACTCTAGGTGTCTCTCAGAGGGAAGAAAGCCATGTAGAGGTCAACCCCTTGAAGGTTGCAGGCAAACCTGCAACCTGATGGGGTTCTGTTGGGGACAGTGCTTCTGTGCCTGGAAGGTTCCTGGTGGCATAGCTGTCTTTTTAGTGAATAAAGCAAACAGAATTGTATACAGATTTACGAACTTGTAGAttaatacttgggcttccctggtggctcagctgataaagaatctgcctgccaaagcaggagatgcaggttcgatccctggattgggaagatcccctggagtaggaaatggcaatctgctccagtattcttgcctgggaagtcccatggacagaggagcctggtgggctatagtccaaaatgtcgaaaagagtcggacatgactgagtgcacatgcATACATAGATAAACACTAAAACCATTTTATGGAAAAATCTTCTGAACTCAAGAGGTATTTCAACCTTAGAGATAATTTTTCACCCAGAGTTACAAAATAATGCATGCCTGATACTGTGAATATAGTCTCATTTTCATCCATTATACTATTACTCTCAAAGAAGAGTGCTCACTGGTGGAAggtttttcatttatgtattatttgggtTTGTTTCTTGACAAACAAATCAAAAGAGAGACACTCCCCATCTTCCCAGTGGGTTGTAACATTTTACTGTATTTCTCTCCTTCTTTATGTAACCCTTCACCTTAGAGAATCACGAAATGATGGCAGGACAACATCAGATTGTACTTGTGGGGCATGGGGTTTGACTTGACATGCTCCTTCCTTTCTGATAGGCTCTAGTCTcatttaaaatagagaaattaataTACTTTATTGGTGGATATTTTCAGATTAAGAAACTCAAGGGGCAGCTGGAAGAGAGACAGAAGAATATCAGATTAGACACTCTGCACCCGGAAGATGGTGTCTTACAAAATGGGACGGACGTGCACGTGATGGATCTACAGAGTAAATGTCAATCCTCATGTAGAAGGAATCCCTTAGCTGTGTGCGGTTTTTATTGTACTGGTGCAGGCGGAGAAAACTATCATGGCAAGGAGTGGCCAGTGTTCCCCCATGTCCTCCCAGAAGCCCTTGAGTacagaagcagaaagctgtttcttTGTGGGCTAGGACAAGGAAGAGCAGTGGGCAGGACAAGCATGTTTCTGTCTGAGCCTAGGAAACAGAACAGGTGCCCCAGAATGAGCACCAGGGTACCACCAGATGACTTGCTGCTAGAAACCACATTTGCTCTGCTGGATACAGTCTTCGGATCTGCTGACTGTATGGGGGAAGTCAGAAGGTATTTTTCCATGCCAGTAaactgagtaggaaatggcaatctgctccagtattcttgcctgggaaaccccatggacagaggagcctggcgggctaaagtccaaagtgttgcaaagagtcagacgtgactaagcacgcatgctTAGTTTAGATAAACACTAAAACTATTTATGGAAAAATCTCCTGAACTCAAGAGGAATTTCAACcttaaagataatttttcacCCAGAGTTACAAAATAATGCATGCCTGATACTGTGAATATAtcagtgaagagctgactctttggaaaagaccgaggtgctgggaaagattgaggccaggaggaaaaggggatgacagagggtgaggtggttagatagcatcactgactcaatagacatgagcctgagcaaactccaggagatactgaaggacagggaagaatggagggctgcagtccacgaggttgcaaagtcggacgtgacttagcggctgaacaacagcaacaacaaaactagAAAGAGGCTTAAAGGGATAAAAGCATGCCCCgtctctctgcctcctcccccttcccccaccatttctttgtcttctttgctCTAAGGTGCGCTCCCTGCGAGGTGAGAGCGCCTCCTCAGTTGTGGGGCCACAACAGGCAAGATTACAAGGTTAAGGGCTTGGTTCCCAGTAACtattgttttaacattttaaaagcccCAAGAGCTTAacaaattttccttctctttcaaccTTTAGGGGATGCCAACAGACAGATCAGCGACCTCAAATTTAAACTTGCAAAATCTGAGCAAGAGATAACTGCATTAGAACAAAATGTACGTGCACACTTTTAAGCAATCACGGGCAGCCCAGCCGATGATTAACTGAAATTTTATATGCTAGAAAGAACTCACCCTTCAAAGGCTGAGgacagaaagaggcagagaattTTAGAGCCAAAAAAACATCCAAAGGAGGATAAACAAGGCAGCAAGACTCTCCAAGCATTTCCCACAAGGAGAGAACATAGAGAGGGAAAGGTCATTGCTAGGATCTGGGCTGTTATAGGGCCGTCCCTATGGCTCCAACTGTAAAAAGTcagcctgcagtgtggagaccccggtttgatccctgggtcgggaagaacccctggagaaggaaatggcaacccactccagtattcttgcctggaaaatcccatggatggaggagcctggcgggctacagcccatggggtcacaaagtgggaCACTTATAATCAATGTCAAtcctttatagggcttccctggtaactcagaagtaaagaatccacctgccaatgcaggagatgtgggtttgatcccagggtcacggcaatcccctggagaaggaactggcaacccactcctgtattcttgcctgagaaatcccaaggtcagagaagcctggtgggct is a window of Muntiacus reevesi chromosome 1, mMunRee1.1, whole genome shotgun sequence DNA encoding:
- the LRRFIP1 gene encoding leucine-rich repeat flightless-interacting protein 1 isoform X7; translation: MDMGTQGSGRKRLPNRERLTAEDDALNQIAREAEARLAAKRAARAEAREIRMKELERQQKEASDEDERMSVGSRGSLRSQPDLEYGGPYAWTNGYDGDLYGSQSLSRRSGRNSSYSGDSRFSTLSSSREDTLGLSCSDLRLRSRGLVPKPLSAQNGNRPSYLYSAARPAGSNRAPMERKAPCPESVFLPQASVSDESSLGGARRGSACSSQALGGQASELSSHFKSSSRASSRASSARASPVVEERPEKDFTEKGSRSLPGLSAATLASLGGTSSRRGSGDTSISIDTEASIREIKELNELKDQIQDVEGKYMQGLKEMKDSLAEVEEKYKKAMVSNAQLDNEKTNFMYQVDTLKDMLLELEEQLAESRRQYEEKSKEFEREKHAHSILQFQFAEVKEALKQREEMLEEIRQLQQKQASYIREISDLQETIEWKDKKIGALERQKEFFDSVRSERDDLREEVVVLREELKKHGIILNSEIATNGEMPDTLNSIALQTSTKMTKEELNALQATGDGTLGRANEVEVKNEMVEHEGKREILQNSEQRQHKEDPGENCVDTEVLHPGDNAEDQKTSEDSAPAPGTLVRSENEEQVQSQILENSVSFPADTQQVESSEVINSELVGEIPDPGIGRGSGNALDIENQREECAEEQEKGKQEDLKTNLGEMSTKPCQESAPPQISEAERESSADPSKQSGSPTKAEPEAGLTGLGEQGGSTASGPLSGSEDPGSHHETCLVDALEGPDPSAGQDVEEELASQEVAEPREAPAQSTEAGGENEGEEDEGRNSREVKPTELGGQTSPRSPEAESSPQEVTDPRVEDAESEPLDAKDPNEENDQQGEALDLSQKKTKSKKKKNKKKKSLAPAEIKDVQRELTFQNPDLSEVKEEQGKVTNEKPVVDAQNEVSKTPKQNSVAEGSENSDGPENPEIELDGKLNQDDAAVNTKADGDTLDFEDNLIQSSGTSNKELDEGAVKDEAEEDGRAPSGPPGPENIEVPSCALLEDGSPAKDTNHASQTEGTEGHVMSESLDQTGREFSDSAHLENDGLAATDEAGDFNSESKEEKTGGTGKGRSKEDCTMS
- the LRRFIP1 gene encoding leucine-rich repeat flightless-interacting protein 1 isoform X15 translates to MDMGTQGSGRKRLPNRERLTAEDDALNQIAREAEARLAAKRAARAEAREIRMKELERQQKEIYQVQKKYYGLDTKWGDIEQWMEDSERYSHRSRRNTSASDEDERMSVGSRGSLRTNGYDGDLYGSQSLSRRSGRNSSYSGDSRFSTLSSSREDTLASVSDESSLGGARRGSACSSQALGGQASELSSHFKSSSRASSRASSARASPVVEERPEKDFTEKGSRSLPGLSAATLASLGGTSSRRGSGDTSISIDTEASIREIKELNELKDQIQDVEGKYMQGLKEMKDSLAEVEEKYKKAMVSNAQLDNEKTNFMYQVDTLKDMLLELEEQLAESRRQYEEKSKEFEREKHAHSILQFQFAEVKEALKQREEMLEEIRQLQQKQASYIREISDLQETIEWKDKKIGALERQKEFFDSVRSERDDLREEVVVLREELKKHGIILNSEIATNGEMPDTLNSIALQTSTKMTKEELNALQATGDGTLGRANEVEVKNEMVEHEGKREILQNSEQRQHKEDPGENCVDTEVLHPGDNAEDQKTSEDSAPAPGTLVRSENEEQVQSQILENSVSFPADTQQVESSEVINSELVGEIPDPGIGRGSGNALDIENQREECAEEQEKGKQEDLKTNLGEMSTKPCQESAPPQISEAERESSADPSKQSGSPTKAEPEAGLTGLGEQGGSTASGPLSGSEDPGSHHETCLVDALEGPDPSAGQDVEEELASQEVAEPREAPAQSTEAGGENEGEEDEGRNSREVKPTELGGQTSPRSPEAESSPQEVTDPRVEDAESEPLDAKDPNEENDQQGEALDLSQKKTKSKKKKNKKKKSLAPAEIKDVQRELTFQNPDLSEVKEEQGKVTNEKPVVDAQNEVSKTPKQNSVAEGSENSDGPENPEIELDGKLNQDDAAVNTKADGDTLDFEDNLIQSSGTSNKELDEGAVKDEAEEDGRAPSGPPGPENIEVPSCALLEDGSPAKDTNHASQTEGTEGHVMSESLDQTGREFSDSAHLENDGLAATDEAGDFNSESKEEKTGGTGKGRSKEDCTMS